A stretch of the Candidatus Zixiibacteriota bacterium genome encodes the following:
- a CDS encoding dockerin type I domain-containing protein, which produces MIRRTSTILVVSLLLVAFLAMTAFAAHTMGKGDVPKKTRMNAQAYSFADETGRFGTGSAGQVTLGTVAYSAASASPGKQVGATYYDYQHNCSMGRMIETGPHSGITGPATVHFGWMYLPDAVLASRSYAYNAYISSSHSYAGVAILHDPDDEYSGYVNVDVTPDNRGIVGGHCDQKGPIPYQPQFHFDACSACEDFAAFLRLPDDVGGDAENTWPKFFFQFGTDTVLHVAAMEDDGRLYLKYFRCVGYEGVGTWDYPCYYVDTVEDIAQDITGERMGDRVCMSWFACPPYQEPWCDTCSGLPTENYDGLLLSQMDNDIYIQTSDNQGVNWNPRQNITKVGPYGDAAWKAYCDASILFDQAGNLHLIWHASPWPADPELDGVFEEFWQGTEARLFHWSENVPYLRTIADHNYYSGDSCGTPAWALTVSKMTLSECDGKLYAIWSQFNDIPNGIENDCAAWGYPDAYWGAANADIWLSISSDNGMTWDAQRNLTNSYTPHCDPVGGEVCQSDYWPSMSRWGRPVITGEDWSAAEIVDPSGGSSLTDYYLDIQFVNDLDAGGIVQDEGGWTNSPIKWFRIPCVEPVANPLAIFQPNGYGDPCWGHPGEQVDTTIRIENAGNLTLNWTATTVEDNGATGWLALGAYSGSVPSGLGNVATVGIYFNYGGVETNYIVLEGSIVFDGNDPAFPRTIPVSFIVADTVQKPVWDTVYTSCLALTCGSTGNFGNGGKAGVNMDYVNAGDCDPDNANVYLFDGSPVIGWATAEDTTFYWAIWDATWLTSSGFRPQYGELETKECASLNAEVFHSGVFVTQDSAIAMEKITVAPLNACPFVLQYHKVYSFDGAAHTGLMIGEAMDWDIPADFRDDDSTGNTWTACNYGGVDPTRNLIYQQGYEATWDDGDEGADCQQNDDRFGGSAFVESYFNGAFAAGGPYSGFVQENDWSQSSVGFYPGPFYRDMIASGFTATDSVEDLHSAMCFHPSLDLGATDYYEVVTILSTVHEGTVANLQANIDAAKAWYTAHGGMTMFADVNGTGGIDVCEGCCEIMGDLNGDGYLDPLDITYFVNWLWKGGPDPACEDEVDVNGDLAGDPLDLTYLVNYTWKGGAAPVPCH; this is translated from the coding sequence CGGCTCACACGATGGGCAAGGGCGATGTGCCTAAGAAGACCAGGATGAACGCCCAGGCCTATTCGTTTGCTGATGAGACTGGTCGATTTGGTACCGGCTCAGCAGGTCAGGTCACTCTTGGAACAGTAGCGTACTCCGCCGCCTCTGCCTCTCCGGGTAAGCAGGTTGGTGCTACGTACTATGATTATCAGCACAACTGTTCCATGGGTCGTATGATTGAGACCGGACCGCATTCGGGAATCACCGGGCCGGCCACTGTACACTTCGGCTGGATGTACCTGCCGGACGCCGTACTGGCGAGCCGTTCGTACGCTTACAACGCGTACATCAGTTCATCCCACTCGTATGCCGGTGTTGCGATTTTGCACGACCCGGACGATGAGTATTCCGGTTATGTCAACGTTGACGTTACTCCCGATAACCGCGGTATCGTTGGCGGTCACTGCGACCAGAAGGGCCCGATTCCGTATCAGCCCCAATTCCATTTTGACGCCTGCTCGGCTTGCGAAGATTTCGCGGCCTTCTTGCGTCTGCCCGACGATGTTGGTGGCGATGCTGAGAACACCTGGCCGAAATTCTTCTTCCAGTTCGGTACCGACACGGTTTTGCACGTGGCGGCGATGGAAGACGATGGTCGTCTTTATCTGAAGTACTTCCGCTGTGTTGGCTACGAAGGCGTGGGTACCTGGGATTATCCGTGTTACTACGTTGACACCGTTGAAGATATCGCTCAGGACATCACCGGTGAGAGAATGGGTGACCGCGTCTGTATGTCGTGGTTTGCCTGCCCGCCGTATCAAGAGCCGTGGTGCGATACCTGCTCCGGTCTTCCGACCGAAAACTACGACGGCCTTCTGCTCTCCCAGATGGACAACGATATTTATATCCAGACCTCTGACAATCAGGGCGTTAACTGGAATCCGAGACAGAACATCACCAAAGTTGGCCCTTACGGCGATGCTGCCTGGAAGGCCTACTGCGATGCTTCTATTTTGTTCGATCAGGCGGGTAACCTCCACCTGATCTGGCACGCTTCTCCGTGGCCGGCCGATCCGGAACTCGACGGTGTATTCGAAGAGTTCTGGCAGGGAACCGAGGCTCGTCTGTTCCACTGGTCCGAGAACGTTCCGTACCTTCGTACAATTGCTGACCACAACTATTACTCCGGTGACAGTTGCGGTACTCCCGCTTGGGCGTTGACGGTATCGAAGATGACCTTGTCGGAGTGCGATGGCAAGCTGTACGCTATCTGGTCACAGTTCAATGATATCCCGAACGGCATCGAGAACGACTGCGCCGCCTGGGGTTATCCGGATGCTTACTGGGGCGCTGCGAACGCCGACATCTGGCTGTCTATCTCCTCCGACAACGGTATGACCTGGGATGCTCAGCGTAACCTGACCAACAGCTACACCCCGCACTGCGATCCGGTTGGTGGCGAAGTCTGCCAGAGCGATTACTGGCCTTCCATGTCCCGTTGGGGCCGTCCGGTAATCACCGGTGAAGACTGGTCCGCGGCTGAGATCGTTGACCCGTCCGGCGGTTCTTCCTTGACCGATTACTATCTCGACATTCAGTTCGTAAACGACCTGGATGCCGGTGGTATCGTTCAGGATGAAGGTGGCTGGACCAACAGCCCGATTAAGTGGTTCCGTATCCCGTGCGTGGAGCCGGTTGCCAATCCGCTGGCTATCTTCCAGCCGAACGGCTACGGCGATCCTTGCTGGGGTCATCCGGGCGAGCAGGTTGATACGACTATCCGTATCGAGAACGCCGGTAACCTGACCCTCAACTGGACCGCTACTACGGTAGAGGACAACGGCGCCACCGGTTGGTTGGCTCTGGGTGCCTATTCCGGCAGCGTTCCATCCGGTCTGGGCAACGTTGCCACCGTTGGTATCTATTTCAACTATGGTGGCGTTGAGACCAACTATATCGTGCTTGAAGGCTCGATTGTATTCGACGGTAACGACCCGGCATTCCCGAGAACCATCCCGGTCAGCTTCATCGTTGCTGACACGGTACAGAAGCCCGTATGGGATACCGTGTACACCAGCTGTCTGGCTCTGACCTGCGGAAGCACCGGTAACTTTGGTAACGGCGGTAAGGCCGGCGTCAACATGGACTATGTCAATGCTGGCGACTGCGACCCCGACAATGCCAATGTGTATCTGTTTGACGGTTCGCCGGTAATCGGCTGGGCCACTGCCGAAGATACTACTTTCTACTGGGCCATCTGGGATGCTACCTGGTTGACCAGTTCCGGTTTCCGTCCTCAGTACGGCGAGCTCGAGACCAAAGAGTGTGCGTCGCTCAACGCTGAGGTTTTCCACTCCGGTGTATTCGTGACTCAAGACTCCGCCATCGCGATGGAGAAGATCACGGTTGCCCCGCTTAATGCCTGCCCGTTCGTTCTGCAGTACCACAAGGTGTACTCGTTTGACGGCGCCGCCCACACCGGTTTGATGATCGGTGAGGCGATGGACTGGGATATTCCGGCCGACTTCAGAGATGACGACTCGACCGGTAACACCTGGACCGCTTGTAACTACGGTGGCGTTGACCCGACCAGAAACCTGATTTATCAGCAGGGTTACGAAGCTACCTGGGATGACGGTGACGAAGGCGCTGACTGTCAGCAGAACGACGACCGCTTCGGCGGCAGCGCTTTTGTTGAGTCTTACTTCAACGGCGCGTTCGCTGCCGGTGGTCCTTACAGCGGCTTTGTACAGGAAAACGACTGGTCGCAGAGCTCGGTGGGCTTCTATCCTGGCCCGTTCTATCGGGACATGATTGCCTCCGGCTTCACGGCTACCGACTCGGTTGAGGATCTGCACTCGGCCATGTGCTTCCACCCGTCGCTCGACCTCGGCGCTACCGACTACTACGAGGTAGTGACCATTCTGTCGACGGTTCATGAAGGTACAGTGGCCAACCTGCAGGCCAATATCGACGCCGCCAAGGCCTGGTACACCGCTCATGGCGGAATGACCATGTTTGCCGACGTTAACGGTACCGGCGGTATCGACGTTTGCGAAGGCTGCTGCGAGATCATGGGTGACCTCAATGGTGACGGCTATCTCGACCCGCTGGATATCACGTATTTCGTGAACTGGCTGTGGAAGGGTGGTCCGGATCCGGCTTGCGAAGACGAAGTTGATGTGAACGGTGACCTTGCGGGTGACCCGCTTGACCTCACCTACCTCGTCAACTACACCTGGAAGGGTGGAGCCGCTCCGGTGCCTTGCCACTAA